From a single Pirellulales bacterium genomic region:
- a CDS encoding ComF family protein gives MRNQGNSGPSIASFARRVRRIRISAARWLRRAAQTGAELVYPPRCAFCQEETLGPADGILLCSTCRRSLSASAHAACPRCATSIEGKAMFTASTCPRCREADWKFGAAVRLGPYRDELREAILRMKRPNGEPLAAAIGKLLAESRHDELAAWRPEVAIPIPMHWRRRLSRGANSPDLLAAAIAKRLGVPAAGALARRRLTRPQNELPPEDRRENIRGAFRIKSSWDFSGARVLLVDDVMTTGATANEAAGILRRGGADDVAIVVVARAEARDFS, from the coding sequence ATGCGCAACCAAGGCAATTCCGGTCCGTCAATAGCATCCTTCGCGCGGCGCGTGCGCCGAATCCGCATAAGCGCGGCGCGATGGTTGCGGCGCGCCGCGCAAACCGGAGCGGAACTGGTTTACCCGCCACGATGCGCATTTTGCCAAGAGGAAACATTGGGGCCGGCGGACGGCATTTTGCTCTGTTCAACCTGCCGCAGGTCATTGTCGGCCAGCGCGCATGCCGCCTGCCCGCGATGCGCAACCTCGATCGAAGGAAAGGCCATGTTTACGGCAAGCACGTGCCCCCGCTGCCGAGAGGCGGATTGGAAGTTCGGCGCGGCAGTTCGCTTGGGTCCGTATCGCGATGAACTCCGCGAGGCGATCCTGCGAATGAAGCGGCCGAACGGCGAGCCGTTGGCCGCGGCCATCGGAAAGTTGCTGGCGGAGTCGCGCCACGACGAACTTGCCGCATGGCGTCCGGAGGTGGCGATCCCCATTCCGATGCACTGGCGGCGCCGGCTAAGTCGCGGGGCGAACAGTCCGGATTTGCTGGCTGCCGCGATCGCCAAACGCCTTGGCGTCCCCGCCGCGGGAGCGTTGGCGCGTCGGCGGCTTACCCGACCCCAGAATGAATTGCCGCCGGAAGATCGAAGGGAGAACATTCGCGGCGCGTTTCGGATCAAGTCGAGCTGGGATTTCAGCGGCGCGCGGGTCCTGCTCGTCGACGACGTGATGACGACGGGCGCGACCGCGAACGAGGCCGCCGGCATTTTGCGTCGCGGCGGCGCCGACGACGTGGCGATCGTCGTCGTTGCCCGAGCGGAGGCGCGAGACTTTAGTTGA
- a CDS encoding response regulator transcription factor, producing the protein MSIKVLVADDHEVVRHGLASLLSGSDIKIVAEAKDGKEAVQMARKHRPHVVLLDIRMPQTDGLEALEQLRTELPEAKVVVLSTYDNPTYVARAVALGASDYVLKGSSRADLITAITAAAKGESPSRVGEMRRVSTAMATRQQTGDSDVPLTNRETQVLRHMALGLSNKEIGRSLSISIETVKEHVQNILRKIAVSDRTQAAVWAVRKGMV; encoded by the coding sequence ATGAGCATCAAGGTTTTGGTCGCCGACGACCATGAGGTGGTCCGCCACGGATTGGCGAGCCTTTTGAGCGGTTCCGATATTAAGATCGTGGCCGAAGCAAAGGACGGCAAAGAAGCGGTCCAGATGGCCCGCAAACATCGGCCCCACGTGGTTCTGCTGGATATCCGGATGCCGCAAACCGATGGATTAGAAGCTTTGGAACAATTGCGGACCGAACTGCCCGAGGCCAAGGTGGTCGTACTTTCGACGTACGACAATCCGACCTACGTGGCTCGCGCGGTCGCATTGGGAGCCAGCGACTATGTGCTGAAGGGTTCGAGCCGCGCGGATTTGATCACGGCCATCACTGCGGCCGCGAAGGGCGAGTCTCCTTCGCGAGTCGGCGAGATGCGCCGCGTCTCGACCGCGATGGCCACCCGGCAGCAAACGGGCGATTCGGATGTGCCGCTCACCAATCGCGAGACGCAGGTCCTGCGTCACATGGCGCTTGGCTTGAGCAACAAGGAGATCGGCCGTTCGCTCTCCATTAGCATCGAGACGGTGAAGGAGCACGTGCAGAATATCTTGCGAAAGATCGCCGTCAGCGATCGCACCCAAGCTGCCGTATGGGCGGTTCGGAAAGGAATGGTCTAG
- a CDS encoding GNAT family N-acetyltransferase has product MTRVTEINSLDDLIQHRLLWNSLLPQSRGATFFQSFEWLETYWRHHGDRQRLRVLIVSGDDRPIGILPLTVLPERTRLGTVRVLTYPLDGWGTFFGPIGPNPTATLWAGLRHIHATPRDWDLVDLRWVDADGIDAGRTGKAMRAAGMTTRGEPLVHAAQIQLEGDWEKYWACRKGRWRQNVTRAERRLSDCGEVTYIRYRPQGTRYGDGDPRWDLYDSCEAIAGQSWQSAAADGTTLSHESVRDYLRDAHATAAAAGGLDLNLLLLAGRPAAFAYNYHYRGSVYGLRMGFDPAVTTEGSGSVLLRHMIEDSFRRGDHLIDLGPGSLDAKRHWATRIQTSYHYPYYAPLRPKAQMLRAKRWLVGSRG; this is encoded by the coding sequence ATGACTCGAGTGACTGAGATCAATAGCCTGGACGACCTGATCCAACATCGGTTGCTCTGGAATTCGCTGCTTCCGCAATCCCGCGGAGCAACATTCTTCCAGTCGTTTGAGTGGCTGGAAACCTATTGGCGGCATCACGGAGACCGGCAGCGCTTAAGAGTGCTAATCGTTTCGGGCGACGATCGACCGATCGGAATTCTTCCGCTGACCGTATTGCCGGAGCGAACGCGGCTGGGAACGGTTCGAGTGCTGACGTATCCGCTCGACGGCTGGGGCACCTTTTTCGGCCCGATCGGACCGAATCCGACCGCCACGCTTTGGGCAGGGCTGCGGCACATTCACGCCACGCCGCGCGATTGGGATCTCGTCGATCTCCGCTGGGTCGATGCCGACGGGATCGACGCCGGCCGCACGGGCAAAGCGATGCGCGCCGCCGGCATGACGACACGCGGCGAACCGCTGGTGCACGCGGCACAGATTCAACTCGAAGGGGATTGGGAGAAATATTGGGCCTGTCGCAAAGGTCGCTGGCGACAGAATGTCACTCGCGCCGAACGGCGGCTGTCGGACTGCGGCGAAGTGACTTACATCCGCTATCGCCCCCAGGGAACTCGTTACGGCGACGGCGATCCGCGATGGGACCTCTACGACTCCTGCGAAGCGATCGCCGGGCAAAGTTGGCAAAGTGCCGCCGCCGACGGCACGACTCTCTCGCACGAATCGGTCCGCGATTATCTTCGTGACGCTCACGCAACGGCCGCCGCCGCGGGCGGACTCGATCTCAATCTGCTCCTGCTCGCGGGCCGCCCCGCCGCCTTCGCTTACAACTACCATTACCGCGGCTCGGTTTACGGGCTGCGCATGGGCTTCGATCCGGCCGTGACCACCGAAGGGAGCGGGAGCGTCCTCCTGCGCCACATGATCGAAGACAGCTTCCGCCGCGGCGATCACTTGATCGACCTCGGCCCCGGCTCGCTCGACGCGAAACGCCACTGGGCAACCCGTATCCAAACGAGCTATCACTACCCGTATTACGCCCCGCTACGACCCAAGGCACAGATGCTGCGAGCCAAGCGATGGCTTGTCGGGAGTCGGGGCTAG
- a CDS encoding peptidylprolyl isomerase has translation MRRSQFAIFSVALLTSIGGAGCGSHDGASPATASIAAAGQLAAPNAAADKTEQDKLHPVAVVHTSLGDITLRLDAEHAPISVDNFLTYVEQGHYDNTIFHQVLAKPAVILGGGYDTFRKEKPAGLPIRNEAQNGLKNVRGTVGMVRRPDSIDSSTSQFYFNAGDNPQLDHKSDAADGYGYCVFGEVTAGLEIVEQIAKSAVHDTPQVSSTPVEQVAVKWIHVVR, from the coding sequence ATGCGCCGCTCCCAATTCGCCATTTTTTCCGTGGCCCTACTAACGTCGATCGGCGGCGCCGGCTGTGGTTCGCATGACGGCGCATCGCCCGCAACCGCCAGCATCGCCGCCGCCGGGCAACTAGCCGCGCCGAACGCGGCGGCCGACAAGACCGAGCAAGATAAGCTCCACCCGGTCGCCGTCGTCCACACTTCGCTGGGCGATATTACGCTCCGCCTCGACGCCGAGCATGCGCCGATCAGCGTCGACAATTTCTTGACGTACGTCGAGCAAGGACACTACGACAACACGATCTTCCATCAAGTGCTGGCCAAGCCGGCAGTGATTCTCGGCGGTGGATACGACACCTTCCGAAAGGAAAAGCCCGCTGGGTTGCCGATCCGAAATGAGGCCCAAAATGGGCTGAAAAACGTCCGCGGCACGGTCGGCATGGTCCGCCGCCCGGATTCGATCGATAGCTCGACGAGCCAGTTCTATTTCAATGCAGGCGACAATCCGCAACTCGATCACAAGAGCGACGCCGCCGACGGCTACGGCTATTGTGTGTTCGGCGAAGTGACCGCGGGCTTGGAAATCGTCGAGCAGATCGCCAAGTCGGCGGTCCACGACACACCGCAAGTCTCGAGTACGCCCGTCGAGCAGGTGGCCGTCAAGTGGATTCACGTCGTCCGCTGA
- a CDS encoding DUF502 domain-containing protein, whose protein sequence is MNRKDYRDMASAPLQPVPVVPARSRSFRGAVFRGLALILPPILTIVIFLWVFGTVQLYVLKPVTDAAREALVWWAWDVREQPGDREAKPTLLFDGRAYVRLESGQYIPAAIADDLRAGLAGRSLPNARSAFEDYVNLRYLRPVVVVPVFLLLFVLVLYVLGRLFAAGVGGFIGSIARRLPVVRSVYASVKKVTDFAFVESEVEFKRVVAIEYPRAGIWTVGLVTGEGMRDIAGAAREPCLTVAVPGSPVPFTGNVVTVPKTAAHDLNLTIDEALQFFISCGVVVPARELREKTSRREPGPKSAT, encoded by the coding sequence GTGAATCGGAAAGACTACAGGGATATGGCCAGCGCCCCATTACAACCCGTGCCGGTGGTTCCAGCGCGGTCGCGATCGTTCCGCGGGGCCGTTTTTCGCGGCTTAGCCCTCATCTTGCCGCCGATTCTCACGATTGTGATCTTCCTGTGGGTATTTGGCACGGTGCAGCTTTATGTATTGAAGCCCGTGACCGATGCCGCCCGCGAGGCCCTAGTCTGGTGGGCTTGGGATGTCCGCGAACAACCGGGAGACCGGGAAGCGAAACCGACGCTCCTATTCGACGGCCGAGCCTACGTTCGCCTCGAAAGCGGCCAGTACATTCCGGCCGCGATCGCGGATGATTTGCGGGCCGGCCTGGCTGGCAGGTCGCTTCCCAACGCTCGATCTGCGTTCGAGGACTACGTGAATCTGCGGTATCTCCGGCCGGTGGTCGTGGTGCCAGTGTTCCTGCTGCTGTTCGTGTTGGTGCTGTATGTCCTCGGCCGGCTGTTCGCCGCGGGCGTCGGCGGATTCATCGGATCGATCGCCCGCAGACTTCCCGTGGTTCGCAGCGTCTATGCGTCGGTCAAGAAGGTGACGGATTTTGCATTCGTCGAAAGTGAAGTCGAGTTCAAACGGGTGGTGGCAATTGAATATCCGCGGGCCGGCATTTGGACTGTGGGATTGGTTACGGGCGAAGGGATGCGCGACATTGCCGGTGCGGCCCGCGAGCCGTGCCTCACGGTCGCGGTGCCCGGTTCACCGGTTCCGTTTACAGGGAACGTCGTCACCGTGCCCAAGACCGCGGCGCACGACTTGAATCTGACCATTGATGAAGCGCTGCAATTCTTCATTTCCTGCGGCGTCGTCGTGCCGGCGCGGGAATTGCGCGAAAAAACCTCTCGACGCGAGCCGGGGCCGAAGAGCGCTACCTAA
- the hemC gene encoding hydroxymethylbilane synthase has product MSFAAPIRIGTRASPLARWQAQWVADQLVERGHAVELVPITTRGDVEQQSPIGDIGTSGVFTKELQRALNDGRIDVAVHSLKDLPTDDVAGLALAAVPPRESPRDALICREGKPLDALLAGARIGTGSLRRQAQLRYLRSDLQMDPIRGNVETRLRKLAAGECDAIVLAEAGLKRLGFDSRITQFLEPPLFLPAVGQGALGLEVRVDSRRRPAVAVLDDPLSRAAVVAERAFLAELDGGCLAPIGAWGRIDLGGRLKLDGVVLSPDGSVRLIGSVSGSTDQAALLGVRLAGELLVQGASNLVNQARGTP; this is encoded by the coding sequence ATGTCCTTCGCTGCTCCAATTCGCATCGGCACTCGGGCCAGCCCGCTAGCGCGGTGGCAGGCGCAATGGGTGGCCGATCAATTAGTCGAGCGAGGCCACGCCGTCGAGCTGGTGCCGATCACCACGCGCGGCGACGTCGAGCAACAGAGCCCGATCGGCGATATCGGCACTTCCGGAGTCTTTACCAAAGAGCTGCAACGGGCCCTAAATGACGGACGGATCGACGTCGCAGTCCACAGCCTCAAGGATTTGCCAACAGACGATGTCGCCGGTCTGGCGCTTGCCGCGGTGCCGCCGCGCGAATCGCCGCGGGATGCGCTCATTTGTCGCGAAGGAAAACCACTCGACGCTCTTCTGGCTGGCGCCAGGATCGGAACCGGCAGCCTGCGCCGGCAAGCCCAGTTGCGTTATTTACGCTCCGATCTGCAAATGGATCCAATCCGCGGGAATGTCGAAACACGGCTGCGGAAACTCGCCGCGGGAGAGTGCGACGCGATCGTCTTGGCCGAAGCCGGGCTTAAGCGGCTCGGATTTGATTCGAGAATCACTCAGTTCCTCGAGCCGCCTCTCTTCCTGCCCGCCGTCGGTCAGGGAGCGCTCGGATTAGAGGTTCGCGTGGACTCGCGGCGCCGACCAGCCGTCGCAGTGCTCGATGATCCGTTGTCGCGCGCGGCGGTCGTGGCCGAGCGTGCGTTTTTAGCGGAGCTTGACGGGGGCTGTCTTGCGCCAATCGGTGCCTGGGGACGGATCGACTTGGGTGGACGACTGAAACTCGACGGCGTCGTCCTAAGCCCGGACGGCAGTGTGCGTTTGATCGGCAGCGTAAGCGGGAGCACTGACCAGGCAGCATTGCTGGGTGTTCGGTTGGCTGGCGAATTGCTGGTCCAGGGAGCGAGCAATCTCGTGAATCAAGCACGTGGCACGCCATGA